One uncultured Pseudodesulfovibrio sp. genomic window carries:
- a CDS encoding M48 family metallopeptidase yields MNIYLAIIIGSLLAAWFLGVLSDRLSAEAMQPSPPDELADVFDESTYAKSQAYTLASMKLSTVSETFNTLVLIAAILAGGFNFLDVVVREAGYGPLVSGLVYIGGLALISSILGTPFEIYHTFVQEKRFGFNNTTPGTFVLDRIKGLVLTAIIGGVLVTGILLFLHKTGPYAWLLCWGFAVALSLGLTYVAPTWILPLFNKFTPLEEGELRTKLEAFAAKAGFELSGIYVMDGSKRSTKGNAFFTGFGKRRRIALFDTLIKEMDADEIVAVLAHEVGHAKLGHIKSMLVTGIVKAGVLFYLMSLFLDSKGLFAAFGMEHMSLYAGLVFFVLLYTPLSLALSVVANAISRKHEFEADAFAARTTGRPEDMISALKKLSASNLSNLTPHPLTVWLEYSHPPVLARIRALAAHSD; encoded by the coding sequence TTGAACATCTACCTCGCGATCATCATCGGTTCCCTGCTTGCGGCCTGGTTTCTGGGCGTGCTTTCCGACCGGCTTTCGGCCGAGGCCATGCAGCCTTCTCCGCCTGATGAACTGGCCGACGTCTTCGACGAAAGCACCTATGCCAAATCCCAGGCGTACACCCTGGCATCCATGAAATTGTCCACGGTTTCCGAGACCTTCAACACCCTGGTACTGATCGCCGCCATCCTGGCCGGAGGGTTCAACTTTCTCGACGTTGTGGTCCGCGAAGCCGGGTATGGCCCGTTGGTATCCGGTCTGGTCTACATCGGCGGACTGGCCCTGATCAGCAGCATCCTTGGCACGCCGTTCGAGATCTACCACACCTTTGTCCAGGAAAAGCGGTTCGGCTTCAACAATACCACGCCCGGAACCTTCGTCCTTGATCGGATCAAGGGCCTTGTCCTGACCGCCATCATCGGCGGCGTACTCGTGACGGGCATTCTCCTTTTTCTGCATAAGACCGGCCCGTACGCCTGGCTGCTGTGCTGGGGATTCGCGGTGGCCCTGTCACTGGGCCTGACCTACGTGGCCCCGACCTGGATACTGCCCCTGTTCAACAAGTTCACCCCGCTTGAAGAGGGCGAACTGCGGACCAAGCTCGAGGCTTTTGCGGCCAAGGCCGGGTTCGAGCTGTCCGGCATCTACGTCATGGACGGGTCCAAACGGTCCACCAAAGGCAACGCGTTTTTCACCGGGTTCGGCAAAAGACGGCGCATCGCCCTGTTCGACACGTTGATCAAGGAAATGGATGCCGACGAGATCGTGGCCGTGCTGGCCCACGAGGTGGGCCACGCCAAGCTCGGCCACATTAAGAGCATGTTGGTCACCGGCATCGTCAAGGCGGGCGTGCTCTTCTATCTCATGTCTCTTTTCCTGGATTCAAAGGGACTGTTCGCGGCCTTTGGCATGGAGCACATGTCGCTGTACGCGGGGCTGGTCTTCTTCGTCCTGCTCTACACCCCGCTTTCTCTGGCCTTGTCCGTGGTCGCCAACGCCATCTCGCGCAAACATGAATTCGAGGCCGACGCCTTTGCAGCCCGGACCACGGGTCGCCCCGAGGATATGATCTCGGCCCTGAAAAAGCTGTCCGCCTCCAACCTGTCAAACCTGACCCCGCACCCGCTCACGGTCTGGCTTGAATACAGCCACCCCCCGGTCCTGGCCCGTATCCGCGCCCTGGCCGCCCACTCCGATTAG
- a CDS encoding LysR substrate-binding domain-containing protein → MELRQITYFIAVAEELHFGRAAERCHIAQPPLSQQIKRLEEELGVTLLERTSRKVALTPEGKEFLIRCKDVRDRLNEAVICIQDMAKGLEGQLRVGFIGPASLSKLPRAIRAFRERNPRIRLDFSAQSTSEQLPLLRGDRLDIAFVRLFGHDTSGLNSLLFLREPYVLAIPEGHRFSESDTLDITDLEGEPLIFNQRIAQPALYRSLIGSFHKAGFMPNIVQEVNTEQSTVALVATGLGCALVPASSASNYRSGVIFRPLTGDLPQWEITALWKKKNQSAILQKFLDVAREFREVH, encoded by the coding sequence ATGGAACTCAGACAGATCACCTATTTCATTGCCGTGGCCGAGGAGCTGCATTTCGGGCGGGCGGCCGAGCGTTGCCACATAGCCCAGCCGCCGCTGTCGCAGCAGATCAAGCGTCTTGAAGAGGAACTCGGGGTAACGCTCTTGGAGCGGACCAGCCGGAAGGTGGCCCTGACCCCGGAAGGCAAGGAGTTCCTCATCCGATGCAAGGATGTGCGGGATCGACTCAACGAAGCCGTCATCTGTATCCAGGACATGGCCAAGGGGTTGGAAGGGCAGCTCCGGGTCGGGTTCATCGGCCCTGCGTCCCTGTCCAAGCTGCCCCGGGCCATCCGTGCATTCCGGGAACGCAACCCGCGTATCCGTCTGGATTTTTCAGCCCAGTCCACGTCCGAGCAGTTGCCGCTGTTGCGCGGCGACCGGCTGGACATCGCCTTTGTCAGGCTGTTCGGTCACGATACCTCGGGCCTGAACTCCTTGCTTTTTCTTCGCGAGCCCTATGTCCTGGCCATCCCCGAAGGCCACCGTTTCTCGGAAAGCGACACTCTGGACATCACCGACCTCGAGGGCGAACCGCTCATTTTCAATCAGCGCATCGCCCAACCGGCGCTTTACCGCTCGCTCATCGGTTCCTTCCACAAGGCCGGGTTCATGCCCAACATCGTCCAGGAAGTGAATACCGAACAGTCCACCGTGGCCCTGGTCGCAACGGGCCTGGGGTGCGCTCTGGTCCCGGCTTCCAGCGCGTCGAACTACCGTTCCGGCGTCATCTTCCGCCCCCTGACCGGTGATCTTCCTCAGTGGGAAATCACCGCGCTTTGGAAAAAGAAGAACCAGTCCGCCATCCTTCAGAAGTTCCTCGACGTCGCCCGCGAGTTCCGCGAGGTGCATTGA
- a CDS encoding PH domain-containing protein, giving the protein MGFLDGLMGNATEVSLEDVQEELAPILGSNERIERAFKVIRDMYIFTSGRLLIIDKQGMTGKKVDYLSLPYGSIKAFSVETAGHFDLDSELTLYVSGLHEPVKKELKKGSDVVGIQKLLANKVL; this is encoded by the coding sequence ATGGGATTTCTTGACGGCTTGATGGGTAATGCGACCGAAGTTTCGCTGGAGGACGTGCAGGAGGAACTGGCCCCGATCCTGGGTAGCAACGAGCGCATCGAGCGGGCCTTCAAGGTCATCCGCGACATGTATATCTTCACCTCCGGCCGTCTGCTGATCATCGACAAGCAGGGCATGACCGGCAAGAAGGTCGATTACCTGTCCCTTCCGTATGGTTCCATAAAGGCCTTTTCCGTGGAGACCGCCGGACATTTCGACCTCGACTCCGAATTGACCCTCTATGTTTCCGGCCTGCACGAACCGGTCAAGAAAGAGCTTAAAAAAGGCAGCGATGTAGTCGGTATCCAGAAATTGCTGGCGAACAAGGTGCTTTGA
- a CDS encoding bacteriohemerythrin has translation MRIQYKVPILGAVVALACAICFITAIHWKTGILLDVAGEGAPAQMAETLSSLKVWAWSLGGVCLTVSILIGLWLGSRIKNDVRQATDTVRQFNQGNLDVDLSPTGKTEFVELASALNAMGDRLRALVGEVRTSADNVAAGSETLSGSAEDMDQSASAQSSGVAEAMALVEDMTANIRNNADNAKRTSNVASKAAAEASEGGKSVARAMESMHVIAEKITIIEEIARQTNLLALNAAIEAARAGEHGKGFAVVAAEVRQLAEKSGQAAAEIGEVSRESQMIATDASKILDKMVPDIRTTAEQLEEISASSDEQRSSADLVAQAIRQMDGVAQRNSMTSSTLASTAEELSAQVSQIQRAIGYFHTNRAHAPLRAPASKLHAPAPARTSVVRQAPPRLQSASAPKPLSKPAPKLPAAPAPSKPAFKPSGDRKDLVGWDDSFILGIKKIDEQHHTLVDMVNNLYHAMQEGRGRDYLGELLEELKNYTVTHFGTEEDYFRQVGYAGAESHEKIHMELVQTVLDFEAKFKSGEATVTRELMIFLRDWLGNHIKKIDKGYVKTLHEAGIY, from the coding sequence ATGCGAATCCAGTACAAAGTGCCCATTCTCGGCGCCGTCGTGGCCTTGGCCTGCGCCATCTGCTTCATTACCGCCATACATTGGAAGACCGGGATACTCCTGGACGTGGCCGGAGAAGGCGCACCCGCCCAAATGGCTGAGACCCTATCTTCACTGAAGGTGTGGGCATGGTCCCTGGGGGGCGTCTGTCTGACCGTCTCGATTCTGATCGGCCTGTGGCTGGGTTCCAGGATAAAAAACGACGTCCGGCAGGCAACCGACACCGTCCGGCAGTTCAACCAGGGTAACCTTGATGTCGATCTCTCCCCCACCGGCAAAACCGAATTCGTGGAACTCGCCTCGGCCCTGAATGCAATGGGCGACCGGCTTCGCGCTCTGGTCGGCGAAGTCCGGACCTCGGCCGACAATGTGGCCGCAGGCAGCGAAACGCTGTCCGGCTCTGCCGAGGACATGGATCAAAGCGCGTCGGCCCAATCGTCCGGCGTGGCAGAGGCCATGGCCCTGGTGGAAGACATGACCGCCAACATCAGAAACAATGCCGACAATGCCAAACGGACCTCGAACGTGGCGTCCAAGGCCGCCGCCGAAGCCTCCGAAGGCGGAAAGTCCGTGGCCCGCGCCATGGAGTCCATGCACGTCATTGCCGAAAAGATCACCATTATCGAGGAAATAGCCCGGCAGACCAACCTGTTGGCCCTGAACGCAGCCATCGAGGCGGCTCGGGCGGGAGAACACGGCAAGGGCTTTGCCGTGGTGGCGGCCGAAGTACGTCAGTTGGCAGAAAAATCCGGGCAGGCGGCCGCCGAGATCGGCGAGGTGTCACGGGAGAGCCAGATGATCGCGACCGATGCCAGTAAGATCCTGGACAAGATGGTCCCTGACATCAGGACCACGGCGGAACAACTGGAAGAGATATCGGCTTCCAGCGACGAACAACGCAGCAGCGCGGATCTTGTCGCCCAGGCCATTCGGCAGATGGACGGCGTGGCGCAACGCAACTCCATGACCTCTTCGACACTGGCATCCACCGCCGAGGAACTGTCCGCCCAGGTCTCGCAAATACAACGGGCCATCGGCTATTTTCACACCAACCGGGCGCACGCTCCACTGCGGGCTCCGGCTTCCAAGCTTCACGCCCCTGCCCCTGCACGCACTTCGGTGGTCCGCCAGGCTCCCCCCCGGCTGCAATCCGCTTCCGCCCCCAAACCGCTATCCAAGCCTGCGCCGAAGCTCCCGGCAGCGCCCGCGCCATCAAAACCCGCCTTCAAGCCCTCCGGAGATCGGAAAGATCTGGTGGGTTGGGACGATTCCTTTATCCTGGGTATCAAGAAGATCGACGAGCAGCACCACACCCTCGTGGACATGGTCAACAACCTGTACCACGCCATGCAGGAAGGGAGAGGCCGGGACTACCTCGGAGAATTGCTGGAAGAGCTGAAGAACTACACCGTGACCCACTTCGGCACCGAAGAGGACTACTTCCGGCAGGTTGGTTACGCCGGGGCCGAGTCACACGAAAAAATCCACATGGAACTGGTCCAGACCGTCCTGGACTTCGAAGCGAAGTTCAAGAGCGGTGAAGCGACCGTCACCCGCGAGCTGATGATCTTCCTGCGCGATTGGTTGGGAAACCACATCAAGAAGATCGACAAGGGCTATGTGAAGACGCTGCACGAAGCGGGTATTTATTGA
- a CDS encoding hemerythrin family protein, translated as MPPKPNPAGYSPELNLGIPELDDQHETLFNMLGRIDSVSPDMYRQLDDDETDVMLDIMNDLKDSVMQHFSYEENLMDESDYPGLDDQQDAHERFLDDIIRMEAELMNGTSVPPVKIHGFLADWFDGHIREMDLPFAQFRKENAK; from the coding sequence ATGCCACCCAAACCGAACCCGGCAGGATATTCGCCAGAACTCAATCTGGGCATTCCCGAACTTGACGACCAACACGAAACCCTTTTCAACATGCTCGGGCGCATCGACTCGGTGTCGCCGGACATGTACCGCCAGCTAGACGACGACGAGACCGACGTGATGCTCGACATCATGAACGACCTCAAGGACTCGGTCATGCAGCACTTCAGCTATGAGGAAAACCTCATGGACGAGTCTGACTATCCCGGTCTGGACGACCAGCAGGACGCCCACGAGCGGTTTCTGGACGACATCATCCGCATGGAAGCAGAGCTGATGAACGGCACGTCCGTACCGCCTGTGAAGATCCACGGCTTCCTGGCCGACTGGTTCGACGGACACATCCGGGAAATGGACCTGCCCTTCGCGCAATTCCGCAAGGAAAACGCCAAGTAG
- the groES gene encoding co-chaperone GroES, whose product MKLKPLNDRVLVKRLETEEKTAGGIYIPDSAKEKPMKGEVVAVGPGKLDEAGKRVETTVKAGDLVLFAKYAGTEISIDGEEHLVMREDDILAIVE is encoded by the coding sequence ATGAAATTGAAACCGCTGAACGACCGCGTCCTGGTCAAGCGTCTGGAAACGGAAGAGAAAACCGCGGGTGGCATCTACATCCCGGATTCCGCCAAGGAAAAGCCCATGAAGGGTGAAGTCGTGGCCGTGGGCCCCGGCAAGCTGGACGAAGCCGGCAAGCGCGTGGAGACCACCGTCAAGGCGGGCGATCTCGTTCTGTTCGCCAAATACGCGGGCACCGAGATCAGCATCGACGGCGAAGAGCATCTGGTCATGCGCGAGGACGATATCCTCGCCATCGTCGAATAG
- the groL gene encoding chaperonin GroEL (60 kDa chaperone family; promotes refolding of misfolded polypeptides especially under stressful conditions; forms two stacked rings of heptamers to form a barrel-shaped 14mer; ends can be capped by GroES; misfolded proteins enter the barrel where they are refolded when GroES binds), with amino-acid sequence MAKDILFDAKAREKLKAGVDKLANAVKVTLGPKGRNVVMEKSFGSPVITKDGVSVAKEIELEDKFENMGAQMVKEVASKTSDVAGDGTTTATVLAQAIFTEGVKLVAAGRSPMSIKRGIDKAVEAIVEDLEKVAKPTRDQKEIAQVGTISANNDATIGNIIAEAMNKVGKEGVITVEEAKGLETTLDVVEGMQFDRGYLSPYFVTNTERMTCEMEEPLILINEKKVSNMKELLPVLEQCAKMSKPLVIIAEDIEGEALATLVVNKLRGTLNVVAVKAPGFGERRKAMLKDIATLTGGQVVSEDLGIKIENLTVNDLGSCKRIVVDKENTVIVDGAGKPAEIKARIQQIRAEIADSTSDYDREKLQERLAKIVGGVAVINVGAATETEMKEKKARVEDALNATRAAVEEGIVPGGGVVLARSGKACAKVKAADDDEQAGINIIARAVEEPLRQIAANAGLEGSIVVEKIKEGKGGFGYNAATDNYEDLIKAGVIDPKKVTRTALQNAASVAGLLLTTECAIADKPEKNDAPAGMPGGMGGMGGMGGMGGMY; translated from the coding sequence ATGGCGAAAGATATTCTTTTCGATGCCAAGGCCCGCGAGAAACTGAAAGCGGGTGTGGACAAGCTGGCCAACGCGGTCAAGGTCACCCTCGGACCCAAGGGCCGTAACGTCGTGATGGAGAAGTCCTTCGGCTCCCCCGTCATCACCAAGGACGGCGTGTCCGTCGCCAAGGAGATCGAACTGGAAGACAAGTTCGAGAACATGGGCGCCCAGATGGTCAAGGAAGTCGCCTCCAAGACTTCCGACGTCGCCGGTGACGGCACCACCACCGCCACTGTCCTGGCCCAGGCCATCTTCACCGAAGGTGTGAAGCTGGTTGCCGCCGGTCGTTCCCCCATGTCCATCAAGCGCGGCATCGACAAGGCTGTTGAAGCCATCGTCGAAGACCTCGAGAAGGTCGCCAAGCCCACCCGTGATCAGAAAGAGATCGCCCAGGTCGGTACCATCTCCGCCAACAACGACGCCACCATCGGCAACATCATTGCCGAGGCCATGAACAAGGTCGGCAAGGAAGGCGTCATCACCGTTGAGGAAGCCAAGGGTCTCGAGACCACCCTGGACGTTGTCGAGGGCATGCAGTTCGACCGCGGCTACCTCTCCCCCTACTTCGTCACCAACACCGAGCGCATGACCTGCGAAATGGAAGAGCCCCTGATTCTCATCAACGAGAAGAAGGTCTCCAACATGAAGGAACTGCTGCCCGTGCTCGAGCAGTGCGCCAAGATGTCCAAGCCCCTGGTCATCATCGCCGAAGACATCGAGGGCGAGGCCCTGGCCACCCTGGTTGTCAACAAGCTGCGCGGCACCCTGAACGTGGTCGCCGTCAAGGCTCCCGGCTTCGGTGAACGCCGCAAGGCCATGCTCAAGGATATCGCCACTCTGACCGGCGGCCAGGTCGTTTCCGAAGACCTCGGCATCAAGATCGAGAACCTGACCGTCAACGACCTCGGTTCCTGCAAGCGCATCGTCGTGGACAAGGAAAACACCGTCATCGTCGACGGCGCCGGCAAGCCCGCCGAAATCAAGGCCCGCATCCAGCAGATCCGCGCCGAGATCGCCGACTCCACCTCCGACTACGACCGCGAGAAGCTCCAGGAGCGTCTGGCCAAGATCGTGGGCGGCGTGGCCGTCATCAACGTCGGTGCTGCCACCGAGACCGAGATGAAGGAGAAGAAGGCCCGCGTGGAAGACGCTCTGAACGCCACCCGCGCGGCTGTCGAAGAAGGCATCGTGCCCGGCGGCGGTGTGGTCCTGGCCCGTTCCGGCAAGGCCTGCGCCAAGGTCAAGGCTGCCGACGACGACGAGCAGGCCGGTATCAACATCATCGCCCGCGCCGTGGAAGAGCCCCTGCGCCAGATCGCTGCCAACGCCGGTCTGGAAGGCTCCATCGTCGTGGAGAAGATCAAGGAAGGCAAGGGCGGTTTCGGCTACAACGCCGCGACCGACAACTACGAGGACCTGATCAAGGCCGGTGTCATCGACCCGAAAAAGGTCACCCGCACCGCCCTGCAGAACGCCGCCTCCGTGGCTGGCCTGCTGCTGACCACCGAGTGCGCCATCGCCGACAAGCCCGAGAAGAATGACGCTCCCGCCGGTATGCCCGGTGGCATGGGCGGCATGGGCGGAATGGGCGGCATGGGCGGCATGTACTAA